From Bacillus sp. Bos-x628, the proteins below share one genomic window:
- a CDS encoding conserved virulence factor C family protein, with the protein MKISAIEPTPSPNTMKVILTEALAGGKSNNYKKDQKDGAPEMIKRILDIEGVKGVYHVADFLAVERNAKYDWKGILQQVREAFGQEAEGLQEGKHTEDDTFGEVKVFVQMFNGIPMQVKLTDGDKEERFGMPERFQTAILKLRSSSDNVVFERVWKEHGVRFGEFADIGQEVTEELQAAYDDERLARLTEAVKEGKAAVDRQVKRQAYEVTEEMLHEEDWKKRFAHLEQMQPKKEDLPVLMKAMDDPKTSIRRQAVVNAGMIEDPAILPILYKGLQDKTVTVRRTAGDCISDLGDPSAIEAMVAALKDPSKLVRWRAAMFLYEEGDETALEALKEAEQDPEFEVSLQVKMAIERIELGEEAKGSVWKQMTESRRHTTE; encoded by the coding sequence ATGAAAATTTCAGCAATAGAACCGACGCCAAGTCCTAATACAATGAAGGTCATTTTGACAGAAGCACTTGCCGGCGGAAAAAGCAATAATTATAAAAAAGATCAAAAAGACGGGGCGCCAGAGATGATCAAACGCATTTTAGACATTGAGGGTGTAAAGGGGGTCTATCATGTCGCTGACTTCTTAGCAGTCGAACGAAATGCAAAGTACGACTGGAAGGGGATTTTACAGCAGGTAAGAGAAGCCTTTGGTCAAGAAGCGGAAGGCCTTCAAGAAGGTAAGCACACAGAGGATGACACTTTTGGTGAAGTCAAAGTCTTTGTCCAAATGTTCAACGGTATCCCCATGCAAGTCAAACTAACAGACGGTGATAAAGAAGAACGGTTCGGGATGCCTGAACGCTTTCAAACGGCTATCTTAAAATTGAGAAGCAGTTCAGATAATGTCGTATTTGAACGTGTGTGGAAAGAACACGGTGTCCGTTTTGGAGAATTTGCTGATATAGGACAGGAAGTCACAGAAGAACTTCAAGCAGCTTATGATGACGAACGTCTAGCTCGTCTTACAGAGGCGGTCAAGGAAGGGAAAGCGGCTGTCGACAGACAAGTGAAGCGTCAAGCATATGAAGTAACAGAAGAGATGCTTCATGAGGAAGACTGGAAAAAGCGTTTTGCCCATTTAGAACAAATGCAGCCAAAAAAAGAGGATTTACCAGTTTTAATGAAAGCAATGGACGATCCGAAAACGTCCATTCGCAGACAAGCAGTTGTCAATGCAGGAATGATTGAAGATCCTGCGATCCTTCCCATTTTATATAAAGGATTGCAAGACAAAACGGTGACTGTCCGCAGAACAGCAGGAGATTGCATTTCTGATCTTGGCGATCCTAGTGCAATTGAAGCTATGGTGGCAGCCTTAAAGGATCCAAGTAAGCTTGTTCGCTGGCGTGCAGCGATGTTTCTTTATGAGGAAGGTGACGAAACAGCGCTTGAAGCGCTAAAAGAAGCAGAGCAGGACCCTGAGTTTGAAGTCAGCCTTCAAGTAAAAATGGCCATTGAACGAATCGAGCTTGGTGAAGAAGCAAAAGGCTCTGTTTGGAAGCAAATGACGGAAAGTAGAAGACATACTACAGAATAG
- a CDS encoding glutathione peroxidase — MSIYDIQVKTINGQEKSMADYKGKVLIIVNTASKCGLTPQFKQLQELYDQYHERGLEILGFPCNQFMNQEPEGEEAIQEFCSLHYGVTFPMFAKVDVNGDDAHPLFKYLTSHAKGVLGTKAVKWNFTKFIVDQNGKVTERFSPKTPPKELESSIMALLDK; from the coding sequence ATGTCAATTTATGATATTCAGGTCAAGACCATTAATGGTCAGGAAAAATCAATGGCAGATTACAAAGGAAAAGTGCTCATCATTGTCAATACTGCTAGTAAATGTGGATTAACGCCGCAATTTAAACAATTACAAGAGTTATATGATCAATATCATGAAAGAGGCCTTGAAATTTTAGGATTTCCATGCAACCAATTCATGAACCAAGAGCCTGAAGGCGAAGAAGCCATTCAAGAATTTTGTTCACTTCATTACGGCGTAACCTTTCCAATGTTTGCTAAAGTTGATGTAAACGGGGATGACGCCCATCCACTTTTCAAGTACTTAACCAGTCATGCAAAAGGTGTACTCGGCACAAAAGCAGTCAAATGGAATTTCACAAAATTTATCGTCGACCAAAATGGAAAAGTAACCGAACGTTTCTCTCCAAAAACACCGCCAAAAGAATTGGAAAGCTCCATCATGGCACTATTGGACAAATAA
- a CDS encoding formate--tetrahydrofolate ligase, translated as MITKHLSDIDIAQKAKLKPIQDIAAKLQIHDEELECYGFTKAKISLTIFDRLKEQKEGNVILVTSINPTPAGEGKSTVTVGLGQAFEKIGKKAIIAMREPSLGPTMGIKGGAAGGGYSQVLPMEEINLHFTGDFHAITSAHNALSAFIDNHIHHGNELGIDTRRIVWKRVLDLNDRALRQVVVGLGGQLNGYPREDGFDITVASEMMAILCLAENLKDLKKRLASIVVAYNQKGDPVTVGALGYEGVLTLLLKDALKPNLVQTIEGTPALVHGGPFANIAHGCNSLIATKMAAKLADYVVTEAGFGADLGAEKFLHIKTRAGDFKPSAVVIVATVRALKMHGGMQKNQLQEENANAVLDGIHNLEKHIETVQAFGLPYIVAVNRFITDSKEEIQTIEDWCKVHGHPVKAVNVWEEGGSGGTALAEELTKLIENDKNSFTYLYKEKDSIEEKLSNVAQVVYGADGIKLTAKARKQLVEIEKNGWSHLPVCMAKTQYSLSDDPALIGRPKGFTITIRELKPSVGAGFIVALTGSILTMPGLPKKPAALEMDLLEDGSVTGLF; from the coding sequence ATGATCACTAAGCATTTATCGGATATTGACATTGCCCAAAAAGCAAAGCTAAAACCCATTCAAGACATCGCAGCAAAGTTACAAATACATGACGAAGAATTAGAATGCTATGGTTTCACCAAAGCGAAAATATCTTTGACTATTTTTGATCGTTTAAAAGAACAAAAAGAAGGAAATGTGATTCTTGTCACCTCTATTAACCCTACCCCAGCAGGTGAAGGGAAATCAACCGTGACTGTCGGTTTAGGTCAGGCTTTCGAAAAAATTGGGAAAAAAGCCATCATTGCGATGAGAGAGCCGTCACTAGGTCCTACGATGGGCATTAAAGGCGGCGCTGCAGGGGGCGGGTATTCTCAAGTACTACCGATGGAAGAAATTAATTTGCATTTCACTGGTGACTTTCATGCGATTACATCAGCTCATAATGCCTTATCCGCTTTTATTGATAACCATATCCATCACGGAAATGAACTTGGCATCGACACGCGCCGAATAGTGTGGAAACGAGTGCTCGATTTAAATGACCGTGCTTTAAGGCAAGTTGTTGTAGGACTTGGCGGACAACTAAATGGATACCCTAGAGAAGATGGATTTGATATCACCGTTGCTTCTGAAATGATGGCGATCCTCTGCTTGGCTGAAAATTTAAAGGATCTAAAAAAACGTCTTGCCTCTATCGTTGTAGCCTATAATCAAAAGGGAGATCCAGTAACAGTTGGCGCACTTGGCTATGAAGGAGTTCTGACATTACTATTAAAAGATGCACTCAAACCAAACCTTGTTCAAACCATTGAAGGAACTCCTGCTTTAGTCCATGGCGGTCCGTTTGCCAATATTGCACATGGCTGCAATAGTTTAATTGCGACAAAAATGGCGGCGAAACTAGCAGATTATGTTGTGACAGAAGCTGGGTTTGGTGCTGACCTTGGTGCGGAAAAATTCCTGCACATTAAAACAAGGGCAGGAGATTTCAAACCGAGTGCAGTAGTCATCGTTGCGACTGTAAGAGCATTAAAAATGCACGGGGGAATGCAAAAAAATCAACTTCAAGAAGAGAATGCAAATGCAGTATTAGATGGTATACATAATTTAGAGAAACACATTGAAACGGTCCAAGCATTTGGTCTCCCCTATATCGTTGCAGTGAATCGTTTTATAACAGATTCAAAAGAAGAGATTCAAACGATAGAGGATTGGTGCAAGGTGCATGGTCATCCAGTAAAAGCAGTCAATGTGTGGGAAGAAGGCGGTTCCGGCGGGACAGCACTTGCAGAGGAGCTCACCAAACTCATTGAAAACGATAAGAATAGCTTTACCTATTTGTATAAAGAGAAAGATTCAATTGAAGAAAAACTATCTAACGTGGCTCAGGTGGTCTATGGAGCAGATGGTATCAAACTTACAGCAAAAGCGAGAAAACAGCTTGTAGAAATTGAGAAAAACGGCTGGTCTCATTTGCCTGTTTGCATGGCAAAAACGCAATATTCTCTTTCAGATGACCCCGCTTTAATTGGCAGACCAAAAGGATTTACAATTACAATTCGTGAGTTAAAACCATCTGTAGGTGCAGGATTTATTGTGGCTCTAACAGGTAGTATTCTAACAATGCCTGGTCTGCCTAAAAAACCTGCGGCGCTTGAGATGGATTTATTGGAAGACGGCAGTGTCACAGGACTCTTTTAG